In a single window of the Nodularia spumigena CCY9414 genome:
- a CDS encoding plasmid replication protein, CyRepA1 family, translated as MHLHYLHTQHLEELVKSSSIDLHLSQLNFKSLQDASAYEYLLISEHLPRTNTGRVRNGWLQRYNHVTAGGWWCSGLDPLNNWESMEWGCFKPNQPRINQNGKSIKYEHPPSTPTRVFCLRVTIKIWQQVSQRYNLTMPSNINVNAHGEAEGFWQWVMQQNLPVIICEGVKKAAALLTQGYAAIAIPGITSGYRVFKDTFGKVTSRQLIPDLAAFATTNRAFYICFDFETQPRKIAAINNAISQLGCLFQEKKCPVKVIELPGIEKGVDELIVAKGASAFDKIYRQSVDLEIYLAQSKPHTQLTIPAGLTVNCPYLEEVCYPASGLVGVKSAKGTGKTTALQGIVNKAQAINRPVLLITHRIQLGRFLCEKIGIQWGFNNKQHLMQADKNLPIISDPLNKTKSFGLCVDSIWKLNPKDWQGAILILDEVEQSLWHLLNSNTCKHKRVKILKLFQQLISTVLTTGGLVIAQDADLSDVSLEYLQKLSGIKITPWVLLNQWKPQKGWNVTFYDSPNPTPLIHKLELDLIAGLKCYVTTDSRSGRYSCETIESYLKERLEKLRQQFPKSLVISSRTTSTPGHAAVDFVGDINQKIPEYDTVFVTPSLGTGISIDVQHFDRVYGIFQGVIPDSEARQALARVRDNVPRIVWCAKRGIGLIGSGSTNYRLLSDWYQENQKENLALLSPLHKIDVDLPLVYDPIHLRTWAKLSARVNASIRLYRQSMQDGLIADGHQIWLRSNAVHNNIVRDLRLAFLATDSDDVENRKRLVIEIVKVQRDWSEKRQKAKDIKYQIREIKQQHQLLAAIAVAKARDINYLEYEQLLNKHSLLEAERHQIDKYTLRQRYGIPVTPELKLRDDKGYYVQLLLHYYLTHESEYFHVRDQQEWQQQLLWGDGKVFLPDLKTYTCKVEAMRALGMLQFLEPERKFTEDHPDLLLLKDVASQHSKHIKRVLGIDLVRGKESISAIKILSRLLKLLGLKLKRVHKTYQIDSDTFYDGREKIFTIWHQRDELMLAGINNFEGKTANNYPKSKVESGKNKYVGVNN; from the coding sequence ATGCATCTGCACTATTTACACACCCAACACCTTGAGGAATTAGTCAAGAGTAGCAGTATAGATTTACACTTATCACAACTGAATTTTAAATCTCTCCAAGACGCATCAGCCTATGAGTATCTGTTAATTTCTGAGCATCTTCCCCGTACCAACACTGGTAGGGTGAGAAATGGTTGGTTACAGCGTTATAATCATGTCACCGCAGGCGGTTGGTGGTGTTCTGGTTTAGATCCTTTAAATAACTGGGAATCAATGGAATGGGGATGTTTTAAACCAAACCAACCCCGAATTAATCAGAATGGTAAATCCATCAAGTACGAACATCCACCCAGCACACCAACACGGGTATTTTGTCTGCGGGTGACAATAAAAATTTGGCAGCAAGTATCGCAACGGTATAATCTAACGATGCCCAGCAATATCAACGTTAATGCTCATGGAGAAGCTGAGGGGTTTTGGCAATGGGTAATGCAACAAAATTTACCCGTCATCATCTGCGAGGGTGTGAAGAAAGCAGCAGCATTATTAACACAAGGATACGCTGCGATCGCCATTCCGGGAATTACCAGTGGTTATCGAGTTTTTAAAGATACCTTTGGCAAAGTCACCAGTCGTCAACTGATTCCCGACCTAGCAGCATTTGCAACAACAAACCGCGCCTTTTATATTTGCTTTGATTTTGAAACTCAACCGAGGAAAATTGCTGCTATCAATAACGCCATTTCCCAACTAGGTTGTTTATTCCAAGAAAAAAAATGCCCTGTTAAAGTTATCGAACTTCCAGGAATAGAAAAAGGTGTTGATGAACTAATTGTTGCTAAAGGTGCAAGTGCTTTCGATAAAATTTATCGCCAAAGCGTTGATTTAGAGATTTATTTAGCCCAAAGTAAACCCCATACTCAGTTAACTATTCCAGCTGGACTCACCGTCAACTGTCCTTACTTAGAAGAAGTATGTTATCCCGCTTCTGGGTTAGTGGGAGTAAAATCAGCCAAAGGAACAGGAAAAACCACAGCCCTGCAAGGCATTGTTAACAAAGCTCAAGCTATAAATAGACCTGTATTATTAATTACACACAGAATTCAATTAGGTCGTTTTTTGTGTGAGAAAATTGGTATTCAATGGGGATTTAATAATAAACAACATTTAATGCAAGCAGATAAGAATTTACCTATTATCAGCGATCCATTAAACAAAACAAAGTCTTTCGGTTTATGTGTTGATTCTATTTGGAAACTTAACCCTAAAGATTGGCAAGGCGCAATATTAATTCTGGATGAAGTAGAACAATCTTTGTGGCATCTACTTAATAGTAATACTTGTAAACATAAACGAGTTAAAATTCTAAAATTATTTCAACAGCTAATTTCAACAGTTTTGACAACAGGGGGGTTAGTAATTGCCCAAGATGCTGATTTGTCAGATGTATCTTTAGAATATTTGCAAAAATTATCAGGAATTAAAATAACGCCTTGGGTGTTGTTAAATCAATGGAAACCTCAGAAAGGCTGGAATGTGACTTTCTATGATTCTCCTAACCCCACACCCTTGATTCATAAACTAGAATTAGACTTAATAGCAGGACTTAAATGTTACGTAACTACAGATAGTCGTTCTGGGCGTTATAGTTGCGAAACAATTGAAAGCTACCTCAAAGAACGTTTAGAAAAATTACGACAGCAATTTCCCAAATCTCTAGTAATAAGCAGTCGCACAACCAGCACACCTGGTCATGCAGCCGTTGATTTTGTGGGAGATATTAATCAAAAAATACCTGAATATGATACCGTTTTTGTCACTCCTAGCCTTGGAACAGGAATTAGTATTGATGTCCAACACTTCGACCGAGTTTATGGGATTTTTCAAGGAGTAATTCCTGACTCAGAAGCCCGACAAGCATTAGCCAGAGTCCGGGATAATGTTCCTCGTATTGTCTGGTGTGCTAAGAGAGGAATAGGCTTAATTGGGAGTGGGAGTACAAATTATCGCTTACTATCTGACTGGTATCAAGAAAATCAAAAAGAAAACTTAGCCTTGCTGAGTCCTTTACATAAAATAGATGTAGATTTACCATTAGTTTATGACCCAATACATTTACGGACTTGGGCAAAATTATCTGCTAGGGTAAACGCCTCGATTCGTCTCTATCGCCAATCAATGCAAGATGGTTTAATAGCAGATGGACATCAAATCTGGTTGCGAAGTAATGCTGTTCACAATAATATTGTCAGAGATTTACGCCTAGCATTTTTGGCAACAGATTCTGACGATGTGGAAAACCGCAAAAGGTTAGTTATAGAAATCGTGAAAGTGCAAAGAGATTGGTCAGAAAAGCGTCAAAAAGCGAAAGATATTAAATACCAAATTCGAGAGATTAAGCAACAACATCAATTATTAGCCGCGATTGCTGTAGCCAAAGCACGAGATATTAATTATTTAGAGTATGAGCAACTATTAAATAAACATTCTCTATTAGAAGCAGAACGTCACCAAATTGATAAATATACTCTCAGACAAAGATATGGGATTCCAGTTACTCCTGAATTAAAGTTGCGGGATGACAAAGGGTACTATGTTCAATTACTGCTTCACTATTACCTTACACATGAAAGCGAGTATTTTCATGTCAGAGATCAGCAAGAATGGCAGCAACAATTATTGTGGGGTGATGGGAAAGTTTTTCTGCCAGATTTAAAAACTTATACCTGCAAAGTTGAAGCTATGAGAGCGTTAGGAATGCTGCAATTTTTAGAACCAGAAAGAAAATTTACAGAAGATCATCCTGATTTACTTTTGCTTAAAGATGTTGCTTCTCAGCATAGTAAACACATTAAAAGAGTCTTAGGGATTGATTTGGTTAGAGGCAAAGAAAGTATTTCAGCAATAAAAATACTCAGCCGACTATTAAAACTATTGGGTTTGAAACTAAAACGAGTCCATAAAACATATCAAATAGACTCAGATACATTCTATGATGGTAGGGAAAAAATATTTACCATTTGGCATCAACGCGATGAGTTAATGTTAGCTGGGATCAATAATTTTGAGGGTAAAACGGCTAATAATTATCCAAAATCAAAGGTTGAGTCGGGGAAGAATAAATATGTCGGGGTAAACAATTAA